TCCATGCCCTGCTTGATTCCCCCACTGATGATGCCGGCCTGATCGACGATAAAACGTCCGGGGTCCCGAACCGTGACCTCTCCACTTGAGAGAGACGGCCATCCAAGAACAAGCAGGACAAAAATAAAAAGGGGACAATAGATCCGCTTACCACGCATCAACAATCTCCACGAGAACCTCGATCTCCCCATAAAGCATGACAAATTCGTCCCAGCCATGTTCCCCTGACATCCGGAGAACTTCTTTCAATCCAGGCAATTTAAATTCGATCACCTTTTCCACCTCATTCGCAACCTCCAATGCCGGGTGAGGTTCTTTCTTTCCTTTTAACCAGAGGATGCCCCGGAGTGTCCGAATGAGGCGTTCCGCAATATCGGCCTCGACCTCGGCGAAGAGCTTTTCCCGACCTGCCGCAGCCAACAGTCCCTGACGCATTCCGATCAGGATGCTCTTTAACTCCCGCTCACAGGCATGCCGAATATCATCGTCCTCGAATGAAAGCGCCTTGAAATAATCCTCTCCGAAAAGGGTCAGATGACTTTGCTGGATCTCGATCAATTCCAACGGAAATGTATCCAGGGAGGCATTAATATATTCCGGCGTCATGATCAAGGGCGCGGCTATCCCGGTCTTGCCGAGTTTCATTCCATTTTTGGCCAGTTCGCGTAACATCTTCAGATCAACCTTTTTCAGGACAAAGACACTCCGAACCGTATGCCGTTTCTTATCGAATGAACCTGCCGTAATCGCACCGTAAAGCGTTAAAGCCAGTCCATTGGACGCAGCCAGACCGCGCATTTGTTCCATGTATTGTTCAATAGGCCGACGCATTGCATCCGCGATTCTATCCATACCGCTCCCTTCAATCCCCATAAAATGCCTCTCAGGAAAAGCCTTGAGTAAATCACTTAAACATCAGATATAAAGGATACCACACCCCCGTCTGATCTCTGGACGTACGGTATCAGGAATACCAAAAAAGTCAAGCATACTTGCTCTTTTGAGAGATGGCCGGAAAGTACCCGTTCGGACAGATTTATGGAAGAGAAGACTCAGAGGCCGGGTGCTTATTCTTCCGAGACGATTCTACGCCGGAAAGAAAACAAAGGGGCAGGTGACAATGATAGTTCCTTCAAAAAGTTCAGGAAATTTCCACATTTTAATCCGCCTCGCGAGGGCTTTTTCCAGGCGGGCATAGCCCATGCTGCTGTTGACCACGCGTGCTTCGACGACCTTTCCCTTCTCGTCGATGGAGAACTCCACGGTGACTGTCCCTTTCAGAATCGGATTGGAGCGAAGTTCTCTGTTGTAGAGGAAAATCAGGCCTCCTTTGTATTTTTCAACAACACGGGCAATGGCATCATAATCGATCTCAGCCCTGCCCGAACCGCTCCCTCTGAGGCGAACGCCCACCCCGCCGCCTAGCCCCTGGCCCGGCTCCCCTGTCTCCCCGCCGGTCCCGCTGAAGTGGGTGACGGTCACCTTTTCCCGCTTTGCAAGCCGAACCCGATCTTTCTTCTTCAGAGTTCCAAATTTTTCGATTTTCTTGTTCGCGATTTTGCTGTGGCTTGAACCGCTTTTGCTCACAGCCGGGCGGTGGCTTCCCTTTCGTATCGGGGCTGAAATGATACTGGCCTGGGAGAGTGCTTTGTCCAGACGTTTGTCCTCAATAATCGCACCGAGGCTTCCAGAAAGCTCTTCCCCCACTAGGAAGGCCAGAAGCCCGCTTTTTCGGACGATCTCACGGTTCCGTTGCACAGAGGTAGACTTAGGCGGTTTTTTCCTGACTATTTTTCTTTTGCCAATCTTTTTCCCGGGCCTTTCCTTCGGTTTTTCCCTGGCTAAGCCCTTGGCCTTGACCACCGGCTTCGGCTTGATCTTCTTCCGGATAGGGGGTGCCGGCACAGGCTTGGGTGGATCCAGGATTAACTTGGTCACCCGCCTGGGAAGATCCCGGATATCCGTCGGTTTAGGCTTCGGAAGTTTGACCATGGCCACGACGAGACTCAAGATAAGGTAGAAGCCCAGGGAATACCGGAGCGTTTTCTGGAAGAGGTCTTCTTCCCGGAACGCAAGATCAGACATCTAAATCCTCCTAACCGACTTCTTCTTTTTTCGTCACCGCCAGGGCGATGTTTGGAAATTCTGCCTGCGCACAGGTACTCATCACCTTTTTCAGCAATCGGAAGGGAATCTTTCAGTCTCCCATCACCGTGATTTTCCCCCTGAACTTTACCGAAGTATTCTGGCTGGCGAGGGTCTTTGTCTGCTCGGCCAGCCGGGTCAGAGCCTCCTTGACCGGAAAAAGAATATTCCCCTTCATATTGAGGGCCTCTTTCACACTCATGATCGCTTTCCCCTCAATCAGGATCTCCTTCTCCGTGACCATGAGGATAACGGTGGGGTGGGGATTCTCCCGCGAGGTGGAGGTCGGGAGGTTCATCTGTTCTGAAGTCGGAAGGGCCATCCCTTCACCTCCCATTTGCATCAAGAGAAAGAGCAAAAGAATGGTGAAGATATCCATCAGGCTGGTGAGTGAAAGCTGAACCGCAGGACTTCGCCTGTTCCGCTTCTGTAGACATCTCATTCGTTTCATGCCGGTTTCACCTCCCCGATTGAGATGTCCGGGAAGAGCAGATCGCTCTGGTATTCCCGACAGGTATCCATGACTGCGATCAGTGATTCATAGGGAATCTCAGGCTCACTGAGCAAAATCAAGGACTTCTCTCCAGGATATTTTTCCTTGACCTTCTGAAGGAGCACAGCCAGCTTCTTGAGGTTGTATGTTCCTTTCTTTCCTGGAAGACGCCGGGTGCCGACCCCGCTTCCCCGGACAACCAACTCATCCCGGCGAATGGTCACGATCAATTTAAAGGTCTCTTTGGGCATCTCGGCGTGTACCTCTTTTGTCGGAACCGAGGGAAGACTCATCTCCAGAATGGCCACCCGTGAGAAGACAACCCCGCTTAAAAGCACCGGCACCAACACCACCATGAGGTTCAGAAAAGGGGTAATGTTCAGGGAAAGGTCTCCCGAGTTCTTTCGTCGGGTAATGCGGCGGTCCTCCCTAGTTGGCATGGATTTCTCCCTTGACCCGTTGCGCCTCTCCGTTACGCCACTTGCTTTCTTTTCCCCCATTGGAAGACAGGCCGCTTTTTTTAATGTTCAGCCGGGAAGAAAGGTTCAAAAGCTTCAGCGCATAGATATCCAGGCTCTCTAGAATCCGATTGGTCTTGACCTGGAGAAAGCTGTAAATCAGCATAATGGGGATGGCGACCACTAAGCCGAAAGCGGTGGTATTCATCGCCATGGAAATCCCCTTCGCAAGCAAGGTGGCCTTCTGCGAGGGGTCGGCCACAGCAACCGCCGTAAAGGCCTGGATAAGTCCGATAATGGTTCCCAGGAGCCCGAGTAGCGTGGCCACGTTGGCCAGATTGGGAAGATAATGGAGGCGGGCCTCCAGTCTGGGCATCACCTCCATGGCGGCCTCATCCATCGTATCTTGAATACCTTCTCGGGATAGTGAATCCTTCATCCCCCCGATCCCGGCGCCGATAACCTGGCCCAGCGGACGGTTGGAGCGGGTGCAGGAGCGGAGGTCGGTCGCAACCTTGTCCCAAAGCTTCTGAGTGTTGACGCTGGACCGCATCAGGACGATAAAACGCTCCAGAACAATCGCAGTGGAAATGGCCAATATTCCGACGAGCGGGTACATGAAAATACCCCCCTCTCGATAAAACTGTATTAACACGACTACCGTATTCATCGACGGTCTCCTTTCAACATTCTGGGATCATTCCCCCATTGGCGCTGGAAGCGGTCACGATCGACCGGCTCCAGGATCTCTTCTCGAAAGCTACGTTCATACGTTATTTCCTGTCGGGATGGGGAAACGTCATCTTTCCATGGGACCACATAAACGACATGCGGCTTCTCAACCGTCCCCTGAATCTCCGTGCCTCCCATCATCAGGCGCTCCAGACCGCGTTGCTGTCCCTCTCCTTCTTCTGAAAATCCCGGCGTTACGGTCAGGAGGATAAACAAGAGCATAAAACAGATGGAAGCAATTGCCCCCGTAATAAATTTTTTCATTATTGTCTCTCCGGTTTTTTCTCGGATACACTTGTGGACAGCCGTTTCTGAAGGGCCGTGACCCAGAGCTCGATTTCCTGATGATTTCCATCAACAAGTTCCATATATTTACGGTAGTGCTGCAGGGCCTCTTCCGGCTTGTCCAGGTAAAGGTCATAGAGGACCGCCAGATTATAGTGGGCATCCTCGAATTCCGGATTTAAGGCAATAACCTTAAGGTAAATCACTTCGGCCTTTCGGAATGCACCCTGCTCCCGAAAAATGATTGCAAGATTATAGTGGGCCTCTGTGTAGCCTCCCCCTTGAAGATCAATCGCCTTCTGGTAGGACCGGGTCGCCTCCTGCAGAAGGCTCAGGCGCTTGTAAGTAACCCCCAAATTGTTATGGACAACACTGACCTCCGGGTAACGCTCCCGAAGTTCTTCAAAAAGAAAACGGGCTTCTTCCGACCTGCCTCTCTCGAGGAGCTGAATCCCCTTCTGGAATTGATACAATACCTGATTCATCGCCGCCTTTGACTCAGTCTCCGGCACGGTATTCTGTGCCTCCTCCGACACCTCCGCTTCGGGCTCAGGCACAACTTCCAACAGGACCTTACGATCCGGTACCACGGGAGAGGTCATATCCAGCAAGGGCATCGTCCTCATGCACCCACCGGAAAGAAGTAAAAAGAAAAAGATCGGCATCCACACAAACAGTCGAAGGGTCTGCATCAGTCCTCCCTCATCACACGCGCAAGGGTCTCCTGACCCGAACTGAGAAAGAAAACCCTGGGATCCACATTGGAGACAATCTGCTCAGTGTGCTCCTTCCTCCGATAAAAGACCGGACGGAGATCGGCAAGGCGATCGTAACTCTTTCGGACCCACTCGTTGTATGGACCCGCCGTCTGCTGCGTACGATGAACATTGCTTTTGTAGGCTGTGACGGCTTTTTCCTCAAAGGGATAGGCCTTCTCTTCCAACTGAAACATGTACTCTTCCAATTGCGCATCATTGAGGTTTTTCGGGCGCTCCGCATTCAAGAGCGACGCTGCAAAGTGCTCGAAGACCTCTCCCAGTCGGTAGGCAGAAACGGTAACGACCTCCATCTCCCGCGTCTCAACCGCCTTTGTATAGAAGTTGATCACCGCTTTAAAGGCTCTGGTCTTCTTTTTGAGGCTCTTCGTGAGGGGGATTTTTATCCGAATGGCCTTGAAGTGTTTGAAGGACGCTTCCCCCTCCTGAAAGAGGGCTCGTGCCGCAAACAACGTGCCCGGGTCCTGCTTCACCACCCGTTTATAGAACGCTCCGGCCTCCTGAAGCCTTCCTACCTTCCGTCGGGCCTCTGCCATTCTGAAAAGAGCTTCAGGAACATCCTGATGTTTTGGAAAGCGTTTAATGAAGCGGGAGAAGGCAGCATAGCTCTTGTTCCATAGCGTTCCTTTTTCATAATGTTCGGCGGCCGTCCACAAGAGATTCCGGACCTCCTCATTGTCTTTCATCCGCCTCGCGGCCTCAGAAAAGGCCGCGGCTGCCTTGAGGTCTTCTCCCAGGGCCTCGTAGGCGAGGCCCGCCTGAAGGTTCGCCTTAGCCACCAGCGGTGAGCGCTTATAGCCCCGAACCAGCAGGCCATAGGTCTCAATCGCCTTTTCAGGCTGCTTCAAAAGCTCGAAGAGCAAGCCGGTCTCAAAAAGGGCTACCGGGGCGCTTGGGGATCACCCTGAAAGTTATCGGCAAATCGTTTTGAGAGAATGACAAACTGATCCTCACCCTCCGGAGTTTTCACCTTCTGATAGGCCACCACGGCGGCATAGGCCGCCTTTCTTTCCGGACCGCGATCCGCGTAGCCGTAAGCAGACGTCGCGAAAGCGGCTCCCGCATCGGCATACTGCTTCAGGGCCATCAGGCTTTCCCCGAGCAGAAACTGGACCTCCGGGGACTCCCTCTCTTTCGGGAAGGCCACCAGAAATTTCCGATACCACCCGGCCGCCTCCCGGTAATGCTTCTCACCCTTCTTCTTTTCAGCCCTGGCATGGGCTGACAAAGACAGGCGGTGCAGTTCCGCCTTGACCAGAGGGCGGGCCCTCTTCCGTGCCGCAACGTCATTCGCACGGTGCCAGCGGCCTCCCGAGGCGTAATCTCTGACCAGTTGGATGCGCCCCGTATGGGCCTTCTCCCCCTCCCCTTTCTTTAAATACGCCTCGATGATATAGGAAGAAAAGATCGGCGCGATCGGGGCATCGGGGTGCTGCCGAATGAAGGTCTGATAGGTCTCTATGCCGGACTGGATTTTTTGCTCGGCCATATACTGATTCCCCATCATCAGGTAGAGATCTTTTTCATATCTTCGTGACCCATGTTCGGTAAAATGGGCTGCCAGGCTTGAAGCTCCCCCAAGGTTTCGAAAAGAAATGCTCACGTAGGTCAAGGCCTCCCAGACTAGGGTGCCGTTTTCCGGGGAGAAGGTGGACTGCATGGCCGTCATCTCTTCAATCAGGGCCATAAACTGATGAATGGCTTCGGGATAGGTTTTCATTTTGAAGTAGGTCCACCCCAGCTTATAGCGGGCCTTATCGTGGAAGAAGGGGTCTTTCGGGGAGAGTGTTTGTGTATAGGCCTCTGCCGCCTCTTCAAACTGATTCCGGTCAAAGTAATACTCTCCCAAGCGGAAGTAGGCCTCCAGCCTCTGTGGACTCGCGGGATATTCGTTAATGAGCCGCTCAAGCAGGGGGATGGCCAGATCTCTTTCTCCACTCTCCGCGTAGGCCCGGGCCAGGGAGTAGAGGGCCTTGTCGTTCTCCGGATAATCGTCATTGGAGCGAAGCAGAACACTGTAGGCCTCAATTGCTTTTTGATAATCCACCAGGGGAAGGGGGCCTTCCGGATTGACTTCATAGGCCTCCATATCCTGAATAAATTTCTTGTTGGCTGAATCCATGTAAAGATCTCCGATCCGTTTCAGCGCGGACGCATTCAACTTGGAAGGCATCCGGCTGTATGCTGTCAGGAAGGTCTTGTATTTATGGAGTTCTCCTCTCTTGGAGAGGATGGGTTCACCCCGGAGCAAAGCCACCTCCTGAGCCAGGGCACGGACTCGTGCCTTACCCACCCGATAAGGACTTGGTCCAAAACAGCCTGCCATAAACAAAAAAATAAAGAGAACTCCGTGGATGCCCTGAAGCCTGAATTCTTTCATGGTTTCATCCCCCCGTCCTGACCATCGAGGATCTGTATCTGACTTAACTCCGCCTCAGCCACCAGCCGCACAATCCGGTTGAGCCATTTTTCTGATGCCCTTAGAAGAATTCCTCGCAACGGGGGAAGAAGCGCCTCTCTCAAGGCAATGGTCCTTCCTCTCAGTCCGATCAGGTCGGCCCGGGCCGAAGCGATCCGGCGTCGAAAAGGCTCGAGGTCCTTTGTAGGCTCCGGGACAGCAACGCGCAAACCGCTCCGGCCTGCCTCTCCGGAAAAGCGTTGCACCGCTGGAAGATACTGCGGGGAAAGTGCTTCCCGATGGGAAAGCCTTTCTTCAAAAACCTCCGTCTCACGGTATTTCTGGTCGAGATGAGACTCCAGCTTTAAGAGATCTTTATATTGACTGACCCAGAAGCGAATGCGCTCGTCCCTTAAAAATCCGGGCAGCGCGCCCCTCTTGTCCATTTTTTCTCTGAACAAACGGGCCAGGGGCCCCGGTATAATGGTCGAGTGCCCTCTGGAAAACGCCCAGATTTTTATATCCATGGCCTACAACCGTGAGGGCTTCCAAGGCATAGTCATGATCCGGGACAATTTGGATGAGATCCTGAAAAACGAGGATCGCCTCTAAGTACTTTTCCTCCCTGAAATAAGACCATCCGATACCAAAGAGGGCATCCGGGAAAAAGGGGCTCTTCGGAGGAATATTTGCCAGAACGCGGCGCGCCCCCTTAATGTAACCCTCCTCCATGAGAACCTGCCCCCAGGTCAACCGGCTTTTCTCAGTCAAGGTCCTCAGATGTTGTCGCCTGCGGATATCGGTTTCACTTAAGTCCTTCAGATAAAGGAGTGATTTTGCGGAATTGTTCAGCTGGTAATAAGACTTCGCCAAGGTGAGCTGCGCAAAGGGGAAATACGGACTGTCCGGAGGGAGGGTCTTAAGGCCCTTGATCCCATCTTGAATAGACCCCGAGGCGTAATGGCTCAAGGCAGCCAGATAACGGGCCTGTTCCAAATAACGATCTGGGGTGATCAGGTCTGGACGCCCTCCCGGCAGCATTAATCTGTAAGTCTCAAGGGCATCTTGATATCGGGAACGCTCATACTGCACCTTGACCACTTTGAGGAGAAGCTGATCCCGTTTCTCTCCCGGAGGGGTCTCCATATCCAATTCGCCGAAGAGCCGGACGGCCGATTGCTCCATTCCCCAGGCCAGGTAGAGACTTCCTAAGAGAATCTTCGCCTCATTGTTAATCCTGGCATCTTTTAAGTCTTCTCCGGAGGCCTCGATCGATTTCAGGCGGGTTCCCGCGGTTAAGTAGTCCTTGATGAAATAATGGTAATAAGCCTCTCTTTTAAGGATCTCCCATGATTTCTTCCGAGCCGTATCCCCCTCTGATACCACGCCCTCCGCGTGTACGGAGAGCTGTTTCTTATCCGCAACGTCCCGGATAATGATTTGAATAAAAGTTGCACCCTCTTTCTTCTCGATTGAAATTGTCTCTACCTGCTCATAGGCTTTCTCTTCCGGGTCTCTCCCCGTGAAAACCGCCACCAGTTCGTTTACACCGGATTTGATCTTTCCGGTATAAAGACGCTGTACACCCCCCTTGAGAAGGGCGGTCACCTCCCGATGGGAATACAGGTGGCTCGAGACCATGGTATCGTTCAGGCGGATTTTGACGGAATCAAGCTTGAAATAATCCTCCCCTTCAACCCGAAGAAAAATGACCAGGGAGGCGTCCTCTCGAAAAAGGAGATCCTCCTGGAGCCTATAAAGTCGGCTGTTGAGGTCCAGTATTTCTTCCTTCAATGTCTGGATTTTTGTCCCGAGGCTCTCGATATTGACCTTTGGCACAGCCTCTGGGGTCCTCACCGGCAGCGCTGACGAAAAATCCTGTCCTCGCGCAGGGACCGCAAAAAGGAGCATCAACAGAAAAACACACAGTTTACTGACCATGGTTATTCCTCTATAATAAACCCGAATTAATGAACTCGGACCGGAGCCATCCCGAAAAACAATACTTTTTGTACAGGTTCATCATGCCACTATTTTTCTCCAGTCAAGCGAGGAGCGGATCACCAGAGTGTATGAGTTTATATCTAAGAAATTAAACTCCACAGCAAGATCCCAATGGAGGATGAGATGGGCGGACTGAAACGTCACAATTGTTTTTCATGTCCCCCGCCATGAAATAGAAACACTCTCTTTTGAAGAACCCCAACGCAAAGCGGCAAGGATTCTCCGACCCGAGAGGAAAAATGGCTTTATCTTTAATTCAACCGCTAAGCCCGCCCTAGAAGGACGAGGATTGCGCTCGCTATGTGTGTTCTTCGGAAGCGAATAAAAAAATCGCCAAAGCGTTTCCCTTTGGCGGCCCGGCGAGCATGATAAAGACAGTGGCATTTTGAATCGTTACCACCCCTTTTTGCAATGTGCCGTAATGAAGCAATTCGCATGCCTTGGTTCATCCTGGGACAAATGCCATATTGTTAGAAGGATCACCCATATTTAGTGCGAATATCTCTCTTCCGCCGCCTCAGCTATGTAAATTTTCTCCCAATCGATGACAGATTTTTGTTCTTCCGAGCAAAAATGAACCTGCAAGGGGAGCAAAAAAATAGTGGCATGCGGAATAGCGACAACGGTATACTGGGCGGATGCGTAAATACTGGACCGTCTTTCAAGTCAACTGGCAGAATGCACTTCAATACCGGGGTCCGACATTCATTTCAATCCTTGGAAACCTGCTTCATATCTCCGTTCTTCTTTATCTTTGGAACGCAATTTATCTCAGTAATCAGCGCCTGGGGAACTACACCCTCTCAGACCTGATTACTTACTACATCATTCAGTTGATCATCAACAGCATGGTCCTCTCCTATATCAGCTGGGAAATCAGCGATCAAATCTCGGAGGGGTCTTTTTCGAATTTTCTTGTGAAACCGGTCAACTATCTCCACTATTGGTTTACAATCAACCTTTCCGGGAAACTCTTTGAAGGATTAATTATCCTGGTGGTTGGGGCCATCCTGTCACTTCTTCTCATCAAACATGTCTCGTTTCCAAGCAACGGCTTGTCCCTTGTCTATTTTATATTTTCAATGATCTTGGGCGGCCTCCTTGCGTTCGAGTTTGATTTTGCAATTGGCATCCTTGCTTTCTGGATCGTGAAGGTCAATTCATTCAAATACATGCTCCAATATTGTATCTTTTTTCTTGCAGGAGCCCTTCTTCCGCTGGATCTTTTTCCAGAGTCCTTTCAGGTGATCGCGAATGCCTTACCGTTTCGATTTCTGGTCTTCTTTCCTATCCAGATTTTTTTGGAAAAAGAGACCAATCCGTTTCCAGGATTCCTGATCGCAATGGGCTGGATTATTTTTCTATACTTTTTTCTCCAATTCGCCTTACGGCGCGGGATTGCACGCTATGAAGCTGTCGGTAAATAAGGGTACGACGATATTCTTCCGTTACTTCTCTCTCTATCGCTCATTTTTGAGCCATAACCTGAAGAATGAGATGATATATCGCGCAAATTTTGCCATTAATGTCGGCATGGATATTTTTTTCATGATGATGAATGTCTTCTTTTTCACCATCCTTTATGGGAATGTCGAAACCGTCGGAGGGTGGACATTTCATCAGACCTTGATCCTGGTGGGAAGCGTTGGCATCGTTCGGGAACTCGCCTACCTCACTTTTCGAAAAGGGTTTCTTGAACTGGGAAACTATGTCCGCACAGGCAATTTCGATGTCATGCTCACATCACCCATCGCTCCGGCCACCCACCTGGCCTTCCGCCAT
This genomic stretch from Candidatus Manganitrophaceae bacterium harbors:
- a CDS encoding MotA/TolQ/ExbB proton channel family protein, with the protein product MNTVVVLIQFYREGGIFMYPLVGILAISTAIVLERFIVLMRSSVNTQKLWDKVATDLRSCTRSNRPLGQVIGAGIGGMKDSLSREGIQDTMDEAAMEVMPRLEARLHYLPNLANVATLLGLLGTIIGLIQAFTAVAVADPSQKATLLAKGISMAMNTTAFGLVVAIPIMLIYSFLQVKTNRILESLDIYALKLLNLSSRLNIKKSGLSSNGGKESKWRNGEAQRVKGEIHAN
- a CDS encoding tetratricopeptide repeat protein, with protein sequence MVSKLCVFLLMLLFAVPARGQDFSSALPVRTPEAVPKVNIESLGTKIQTLKEEILDLNSRLYRLQEDLLFREDASLVIFLRVEGEDYFKLDSVKIRLNDTMVSSHLYSHREVTALLKGGVQRLYTGKIKSGVNELVAVFTGRDPEEKAYEQVETISIEKKEGATFIQIIIRDVADKKQLSVHAEGVVSEGDTARKKSWEILKREAYYHYFIKDYLTAGTRLKSIEASGEDLKDARINNEAKILLGSLYLAWGMEQSAVRLFGELDMETPPGEKRDQLLLKVVKVQYERSRYQDALETYRLMLPGGRPDLITPDRYLEQARYLAALSHYASGSIQDGIKGLKTLPPDSPYFPFAQLTLAKSYYQLNNSAKSLLYLKDLSETDIRRRQHLRTLTEKSRLTWGQVLMEEGYIKGARRVLANIPPKSPFFPDALFGIGWSYFREEKYLEAILVFQDLIQIVPDHDYALEALTVVGHGYKNLGVFQRALDHYTGAPGPFVQRKNGQEGRAARIFKGRAHSLLGQSI
- a CDS encoding tetratricopeptide repeat protein; protein product: MLFELLKQPEKAIETYGLLVRGYKRSPLVAKANLQAGLAYEALGEDLKAAAAFSEAARRMKDNEEVRNLLWTAAEHYEKGTLWNKSYAAFSRFIKRFPKHQDVPEALFRMAEARRKVGRLQEAGAFYKRVVKQDPGTLFAARALFQEGEASFKHFKAIRIKIPLTKSLKKKTRAFKAVINFYTKAVETREMEVVTVSAYRLGEVFEHFAASLLNAERPKNLNDAQLEEYMFQLEEKAYPFEEKAVTAYKSNVHRTQQTAGPYNEWVRKSYDRLADLRPVFYRRKEHTEQIVSNVDPRVFFLSSGQETLARVMRED
- a CDS encoding tetratricopeptide repeat protein; its protein translation is MKEFRLQGIHGVLFIFLFMAGCFGPSPYRVGKARVRALAQEVALLRGEPILSKRGELHKYKTFLTAYSRMPSKLNASALKRIGDLYMDSANKKFIQDMEAYEVNPEGPLPLVDYQKAIEAYSVLLRSNDDYPENDKALYSLARAYAESGERDLAIPLLERLINEYPASPQRLEAYFRLGEYYFDRNQFEEAAEAYTQTLSPKDPFFHDKARYKLGWTYFKMKTYPEAIHQFMALIEEMTAMQSTFSPENGTLVWEALTYVSISFRNLGGASSLAAHFTEHGSRRYEKDLYLMMGNQYMAEQKIQSGIETYQTFIRQHPDAPIAPIFSSYIIEAYLKKGEGEKAHTGRIQLVRDYASGGRWHRANDVAARKRARPLVKAELHRLSLSAHARAEKKKGEKHYREAAGWYRKFLVAFPKERESPEVQFLLGESLMALKQYADAGAAFATSAYGYADRGPERKAAYAAVVAYQKVKTPEGEDQFVILSKRFADNFQGDPQAPR
- a CDS encoding tetratricopeptide repeat protein translates to MQTLRLFVWMPIFFFLLLSGGCMRTMPLLDMTSPVVPDRKVLLEVVPEPEAEVSEEAQNTVPETESKAAMNQVLYQFQKGIQLLERGRSEEARFLFEELRERYPEVSVVHNNLGVTYKRLSLLQEATRSYQKAIDLQGGGYTEAHYNLAIIFREQGAFRKAEVIYLKVIALNPEFEDAHYNLAVLYDLYLDKPEEALQHYRKYMELVDGNHQEIELWVTALQKRLSTSVSEKKPERQ
- a CDS encoding TonB family protein, coding for MSDLAFREEDLFQKTLRYSLGFYLILSLVVAMVKLPKPKPTDIRDLPRRVTKLILDPPKPVPAPPIRKKIKPKPVVKAKGLAREKPKERPGKKIGKRKIVRKKPPKSTSVQRNREIVRKSGLLAFLVGEELSGSLGAIIEDKRLDKALSQASIISAPIRKGSHRPAVSKSGSSHSKIANKKIEKFGTLKKKDRVRLAKREKVTVTHFSGTGGETGEPGQGLGGGVGVRLRGSGSGRAEIDYDAIARVVEKYKGGLIFLYNRELRSNPILKGTVTVEFSIDEKGKVVEARVVNSSMGYARLEKALARRIKMWKFPELFEGTIIVTCPFVFFPA